The Microcella flavibacter DNA segment CGAGGGAGGCGCTACCAGGTGAGCGGCAGGCGGGGCGCGGGCTGCGTCGAGGGCGGTACCCGGTAGGTCTTCAGCACCTGGGTCATGATCGACTGGAAGGTGGGTGCCGCGGCGGCGGACACTTTCATCGTATCGGGCTTGCCGTACGTGACGATCACGAGGTACTGCGGGTCCTCCGCCGGGGCCATGCCGGCGACGCTCACGATGCGCTCGTTCGTGTACACGCCGTTCTCGGCGACCTCGGCGGTGCCCGTCTTCGCCGCCACGCGGTAGCCGGGGATGCTGAGCTGGCTGCTCAGCGCGCCGTCGGTGACGACGCCCTCGAGCATCGCCACGACGCCGTCGGCGGCGGACTCGGAGACCACCCGTACCCTCTCGGCAGAGGGCACGTCGGTCACGGTTCCGTCGGCGCGCTCGCACCCGGCGACGAGGGTCAGGGGAACCCGCACGCCGTCGTTCGCGATGACCTGGTAGGCCCCCGCCATCTGGGCGCTCGTCGCGGTGACCCCCTGGCCGAACATCTGCACGAACGCGCGGTGGCCGTCCACATTCTCGGCGGTGTCGACGAAGCCCGCCGACTCGCCGAGGAAGTCGACCCCCGAGTAGTCGCCGAGCCCGAAGCCGCGCAGGTACTGCTCGCGCTGCGCGATCGAGAGCCGTTCGGTCAGTTGCGCGGTGCCGATGTTCGACGAGTTGACGAGGATTCCCGCGCTGGTGAGCGCCAGGTCGCCATGCGGCCAGGCATCGCGGATGACGAAGTCGGAGATCGTCGCGTAGCCGTCGCGCACCGTGACCTTCTCGGAGGGAGTGGTCACGCCGGCATCGAGGAGAGCCGAGAAGGTCACGGGCTTCATGATCGATCCGGGCTCGTAGGGCGAGCTGAAGATACGGGACCCGAGGTTGTCGGGAGCGGTGCCGTTCACGTCGTTGGGGTCGACCGTGGGCCAGTCGGCCGCGGCGAGGATCTGCCCGTCGACGACGCGCACCACCATCGCGGTCGCCCAGTCGGCGCCGAGCGCCGAGCCCTGCGCCTCGATCGCCTGCTGCGCGAACCACTGCAGGTCGGTGTCGATAGTGGTGCGCAGCGTGCCACCGTCGGTTGCGGCCTGCTCCACAACCGTGGACCCGGGCAGTCGCACACCGTCGGCACCGCGCTCGTAGGTTGAGGTGCCGTTCGTGGCGGCCAGGCAGTCATCCATGCTCGCTTCGAGGCCCGTCTGAGGAGCATCCGTGCCGAGGAACCCGACGAGGTTGCCGGCCACCTGCCCGTTCGGGTAGGTGCGGGCCGGCTGCCGCTCGAAGTAGACCCACGGGATGCCGAGGTCGCGCACGGCGCGGTACACCTCGGTCGTGACGCCGCGCACGAGGTAGGCGTGGTCGTCGTCCGGGTCGGCGGCGAGCTCGGCGTCGATCGACGACTGCAGCTCGGGCGCCTCCTGCCCGGTGAGCGCGGCGATCGCGCCGAGCGCGTCGGCGACGGTGCGGGTCGAGCGCTCCCCGGTCTCGTCGTCGACGACGGTGGAATCGGCGACGAACTTGGGCGCCACGGTGATGTCGTAGCGGTAGACGGTGTCGGCGAGTACGGCGCCGTTGCGGTCGACGATGTCGCCGCGCGCGCCGTAGGTGAGCGTCGGCACCGAGCGCCGCTGCTCGGACGCCGCGGTGAGCTCCCCCGCCCGCACGACCTGGATGTCGACGAGGCGCACGAGGAACGCGACCACGATGGCCGCGACGATGATGACGGTGAAGGCCAGGCGGCGGCGCGTGCGGCGGACTGCGATCACGGGGTGCTCCTGCCTGATCCGGGGTGGATGCTCGTACCGGGGGGTGGTTCGCGTCACCGGGTGACCGGTGACGGCAGCGTCGTAGGCCGCTCGGGGGCGATGCCGTTCGCGGGCGAGGTTAGCGACCCCGGGGCCGGCGGCGTCGCGGCCACGCCGGGCGCCTCTCCCTCCGGCCCCGAGGTCACCAGCGGCACGTCGGTCAGCAGCACGTTGCCGATCGTGCCCGCACGCCCGTCGAGCACCCCTGCTCCGGCGTCGGCCGCGACCGGTGCACCCAGCACCGTCGCGTCAGCCAGCCGCAGGTACGCGGGACTGGCGTTCGCCACCATGCCGAGCGACTCGGCGTTGGCGGCGAGGTTCTGGGGGGAGCGCAGCGTCTCGAGGCTCTCGGTGAGCACCTGCGCCGATCGGTCGAGCTCGACCGCCTCGCCCTGCAGCGCGGCGATGCGGTACGCGCCGTCGCTGAGCGCGATGGAGAGCAGCAGCTGCGTCAGCAGGATGGCGAGCACGCCGGCCGTCGAGACCACCGCGTAGACGGCGCGGGGGCGGGCCCGGCGCTGGGCGCGCGTCGTGACGACCTCGACCGGGCGCGGGGCGCGGGGGGATGCCGGCGCCCCGGGTGCGGCGTCGGGCAGGCGGCGGGCCGTCGCCGTCGCGGCGCTCACGCGGCGATCCGCAGGCGCTCGGCGGCGCGCAGTCGCACGGGGATGGCGCGGGGGTTGCGTGCGCGCTCGGCCTCGTCGGCGAGCTCGGCGCCGCGCACGAGGAGGCGGAACTCGGGCCGGTGCTCGGGCAGCTCCATGGGGAGGCCGGCGGGTGCGGTGGAGCGGGAACGGGCGGCGAGCTCGCGCTTGACGATGCGATCCTCCAGGGACTGGTAGGCGAGGACGACGATGCGGCCGCCGATGGTGAGCGATTCGAGCGCCGCGGGCAGCGCGACCTCGAGGGCCGCCAGCTCGGCGTTCACCTCGATGCGGAGGGCCTGGTAGACGCGCTTGGCGGGGTGCCCCGTGCGCTGCGCCGAGCGCGGCGTGGCGTCGAAGATGATCTGGTTGAGCTCGGCGCTGCGCGCGATCGGGGCGCTGAGCCGCGCCTCGACGATGCGGCGGGCGTAGCGCGGCGCGAGCTTCTCCTCGCCGTAGGCGTAGAAGATACGGCGCAGCTCCTCCTCCGGGTACTCGGCGAGCACGTCGGCCGCGGTGGGGCCCGTCATGCGGTCCATGCGCATGTCGAGCGGAGCATCCTGCGAGTAGGCGAAGCCCCGCTCGGCCTCGTCGAGCTGCATGGAGGAGACGCCGAGGTCGAAGAGGACGGCGTCGGCCGCCGGCAGGTCGAGGTCGTCGAGCGCCTCGCGGATGCCGTCGTAGACCGTGTGCACGGGCCGGAAGCGGCTGCCGAAGCGCGCGAGCCGCTCGCCGGAGGCCGCGAGCGCGTCGGTGTCGCGGTCGAGACCGACCACGGTGAGGCCGGGGAAGCGGTCGAGGGCGGCCTCGGTGTGGCCGCCGAGGCCGAGCGTCGCGTCGACCATGACGGCGTCGGGGCGCTCGAGCGCCGGGGCGAGGAGGTCGAGCGATCGCTCGAGGAGCACGGGGACGTGGCGGGTCTCGGTCATGCGGTTCCGGTGGATCGGAGCGCGGGGCCCGGATCCCCATCCGTGCGACCTGGCACCGGGGAAGGTGCGCCAGGGCAGATCACGGCTGGGAGTCCGATGCCTCGCGATCAGAACAGGCCCGGGATCACCTCCTCCTCGGTGCTCGAGAACGCCTCCTCCTTCTCGGCGTAGTACGCCTCCCAGGCCTCGGTCGCCCAGATCTCGGCGCGGTCGCCCGCGCCGATCACGGTGAGGTCGCGGCCGAGGCCGGCGTAGTCGCGCAGCGCCGCTGGCACGGTGACGCGGTGCTGCTTGTCGGGCACCTCGTCGCTCGCGCCGGAGAGGAACATGCGCACGTAGTCGCGGGCGGCGCGGCTCGTGAGCGGGGCCTTGGTGATCGCCTCGACCTTCTCCTGGAAGGTCGGCCGGCTGAAGACGTAGACGCAGCGCTCCTGGCCGCGGGCGAGCACGACGCCGCCGGAGAGCTCCTCGCGGAACTTGGCCGGAAGGATGATGCGCCCCTTCTCGTCGAGCTTGGGGGTGTGCGTGCCGAGGAACATCGTCGCCCTCCCCCTTCCCATCTCCGGCCTGAAGATCTAGGTGAGCTCCACTTTACTCCACTTTGCTCCACAAAACTATGGCGCGGCACCACTGTAGCCCGAACTGGGGGCATCTTCGCCCGATATTCCGCGGAACTCCGGGGTGGAGGACGGTGGAGGGGATTTGGGCGCCGGGGAGGACGCGAGCATCCCGAACCGCGACGGGGCGGCGATGATGACCGCCAGCCCGGCGCGCGGGCACGAAAAAAGGGCCGACCCGGGAGGGCCGGCCCTGAAGAGGGAGGGGAGTGGAGCGGCTAGCGGTCGCCGTCCTGGCGGCGCTCCCAGCGCTCGTTGATCGTGTCCATGAAGGAGCCGCTGCGACGCGGCTTGCCGCCGCTGCGCGGGGCGGCGCCCGGGCGAGCGGCCGGCTCCGCGGTCGCGGAGCCCTTGCCGGGCGTGATGACGATGAGCACGCCGGCGAGCATGAGGGCGAAGCCGACGATGCCGATCACGGCGAGCTGCGTGATGACGCCGGCGACGAGGGCGCCGACGCCGCCGATGGCGAGCAGGGCGCCGAGCGCGATCTGCGTGTAGTTGGGCTTGCCGCGACGACCGGAGACGGTCGCCACGAAGTCGGCGTCGTTCTGGTAGAGATTGCGCTCCATCTCTTCGAGAAGGCGCTGCTCCTGCTCCGACAGCGGCATGCTGAACCCCTTGATGCTCGGCGCGATGGGTCGTCTCCCACCGCTCCCCCAGTGTAGGACCGCGCTCCTGGATAGGCTAGGCGAGTGCCTGAGAGATTGCGGTTAGTCGACCTGGTCAATGCCCGACTCGACGAGTTCCTGACCGAGCGGGGCAACCACCTGGCGACCATCGCCGACGAGCTCGACGTCTTCCTCGACGCCAGCCGCGATCTGCTGAGCGGGGGCAAGCGGTTCCGGGCCCTGTTCGCCTACTGGGGCTGGCACTCCGTCGCCGGCACCGTGCGCCAGGACGACCTGCTCGCCGAGCTCGACGACCACCCCGAGCTCGACGCCGTCATCGACCTCGCCGCGGCGCTGGAGATCTTCCACGCCGCCGCCCTCGTGCACGACGACATCATGGACAACTCCGACACCCGGCGCGGGATGCCCTCCGTGCACCGCCGCTTCCAGGCCGAGCACGCCCGCCGCGAGTGGGTCGGATCCTCCTCGGGCTACGGATCCGCGAGCGCCCTCCTCCACGGCGACCTGCTGCTCGGGTGGAGCGACGAGCTGCTCGCCCAGGGCCTCTCCCGCGTCGCCGACCGCGGCGCCGCCCGGCGGGCCCGCAGCGAGTTCCACCTCATGCGCACCGAGGTCACCGTCGGCCAGTACCTCGACATCCTCGAGGAGGTCGCCTGGCGCGAGGCGCCCGAGGAGGACCTCCTCCCCCGCGCCCACCGCGTCGTCACCTACAAGTCGGCGAAGTACTCCATCGAGGCGCCGCTCGCGCTCGGCGGCCTCATGGCCGGCGGCACCGACGAGCAGGTCGACGCCCTCCGCGCCTTCGGGCTGCCGCTCGGCGTCGCCTTCCAGCTGCGCGACGACCTGCTCGGCGTCTTCGGCGATCCGAGCGTCACCGGCAAGCCCGCGGGCGACGACCTGCGCGAGGGCAAGCGCACCGTGCTCATCGCCCTCGCCCGCGCGGCGCTGCCCGGCGGCGCGACCCGCCTCATCGACGAGCTGCTCGGCGACCCCGACCTCACCGAGGCGCAGATCCGCACCCTGCAGGCGACCATCCAGGAGAGCGGCGCCGTCGACACGGTCGAGCAGATCATCTCCCGCTCCGTGGCCCAGGCGATCGCCGCGATCGAGGATGCCCCGCTCAGCCGCTCCGCGCGCGCCGAGCTCATCGGCCTGAGCGACCTCGTCACGCGGCGCGCGCACTAGCGCGCCGCACGCCGCGGCCCTCGCGGGCCGACTAGGTCGGTCGGATCCGGCGCCGGGCCGGAAGGCGAGCGCTAGAAGGCGAGCGACTGGGCGACCCGGCGCACCTCGGCCTTGCGGCCCTCGCGCAGCGCGGCGATCGGGCTCGTGCCGAGCGCGTCGTCGTGGCTGAGCATCCAGCGCATCGCCTCGTCGTCGGAGTACCCGCTGTCGGCGAGCAGGACGAGGGTGCCGCGCAGCTCGTGCAGCGGCTCGCCGTCGCGCAGGAACTCCTCCGGCACGACGAGCACCTTGTCGCGGCGGATGCCGAGCAGCTGGCGATCCTCGAGCAGGCGGTGGATGCGGCCCGGTGAGACCCCGAGCATCTCGACGAGGTCGGGAACGGTCAGCCAGCGGGCGGAGTCAGCGGTCACCCCTCCAGGGTGCCATGCGCCGCGGCACCGCTGGAGCATCCCTGCATGTTTCGGGCTTGTTAACTGGAGCCCCATCCGCCACAGTGGTTGACACCCGTTGTATTCTGTGACCGCGGATGGGGGACATCCGCACGCGCCCGGCACTCCGACCGGCGCACCGCACCACCGGAGGGGACGGCGTCTCATGCCCGAGAGCAGCCACGAGAACGATCAGGCGCGCTGGCAGCAGCTGCAGACCGAGGGGCGCGATCGCGCCCGCGCGGTCTTCGGGGGCCTCGCGCCCCGCGGCGGTGCCGCCTCCGCCCCGACGAGCACCGCGACCGCTCTGGCCTCCTCGCCCGCCCCGACCTCCGCGCACGGCCACGACCGGATGCCCGAGCAGAGCCGCGCCGCCGCCCGCATGCGCAGCGCCGCGCGCAGCACCATGCCGATCGTGCTCACGGGCGCGATCGCGCTCGGCATCGGCCTGACCGGGCCGACCGACAGCGCGCACGCCGCGCCCCGCAAGCCGCTGAGCCCCAAGCCGCAGCAGGCGCTCGGGCCCAGCACGCTGCGCGCCGCGCTCGCCCACGTCGGCGCCGCGATCGCGCCCGGCGCCCTCGCCTCACAGGCCGTGGCGACGGCCGCCGCGCCGACGCAGTACACCGTGGTCGCCGGCGACACCGTCAGCGGCATCGCCGGGCGCTTCGGCCTCTCCACCGCCTCGGTGCTCGCGCTCAACGGCCTGAGCTGGAAGTCGACGATCTTCCCCGGCCAGCGGCTGACCCTCGCCTCCGGCCCGGTCAAGGCCGCTGCCGCCTCGACCCCGGCCGTGACCGGCGGGCAGTACGCGATCCGCTCGGGCGACACGCTCTCGGCCGTGGCCGCGCGCTTCGGCGTCTCGACGCAGTCGATCCTCGACGCGAACGGCCTCGGCTGGTCGAGCATCATCTACCCGGGCCAGGTCATCGTCATCCCCGGCACCGGGCCCGCCCCGCTCGCCGATGCCGTGCCGGCCGCCCACATCACGCCCGGGGGCGCCGCGGACGCCGCGATCAGCGCGTCGCCGGCACTGCCGGGCCCGCCGCCCGCCGCCGCGGCTCCCGCCCCCGCCGCCGCTCCGGCGGCACCGGCCGCCCCCGTCGCGCAGCCCGTGCCCGCTCCCCCGCAGCAGACGCCGCCCCCGGCCGGCACCATCTCGCCGCTGAGCGGTGAGGGCCGGCAGCACGCCCTCACGATCATCCAGGTCGGCCGCCAGCTCGGCGTGCCCGACTACGGCATCGTCATCGCGCTCGCCACCGCGATGCAGGAGTCGTCGATGCGCAACCTCACCTGGGGCGACCGCGACTCGGTCGGCCTCTTCCAGCAGCGGCCGAGCACCGGCTGGGGCACCGTCGCCGAGCTGCAGACGCCGGCCACCGCCGCGAGGCTGTTCTACGTCGGCCGCGAGGGACTCACCCGCGGTCTGCTCGACATCCCGGGATGGCAGTCGATGAGCCTGACGCAGGCCGCGCAGGCCGTGCAGATCTCGGCGTACCCCGACCACTACGCGAAGTGGGAGTCGAGCGCCTGGGCCTGGCTCTACGAACTGACCTGATCCGTGTGGCACCCGGGCCCGCCGCCGCACGCGACCTAGAATCGCTCGGGTGAGCACCTCGATGACCGACCCGATGATCGGCCGGCTCATCGACGGCCGGTACCAGGTGCGCTCGCGCATCGCGCGGGGCGGCATGGCGACCGTGTACCTCGCCACCGATCAGCGGCTCGAGCGCCTCGTCGCGGTCAAGATCATGCACGGGCACCTCGCCGACGACAGCACCTTCACCGAGCGCTTCATCCAGGAGGCGCGATCGGCCGCGCGCCTGGCCCACCCGAACGTGGTCAACGTCTTCGATCAGGGGCAGGATGCCGACTCGGCGTACCTCGTCATGGAGTACCTGCCCGGCATCACCCTGCGCGATCTGCTGCAGGAGTACGGCGCCCTCACGAGCGCGCAGACGATGGACATCGTCGAGGCGCTGCTCTCCGGGCTCTCCGCCGCCCATCGGGCCGGCATCGTGCACCGCGACCTCAAGCCCGAGAACGTGCTGCTCGCCGACGACGGCCGCATCAAGATCGGCGACTTCGGGCTCGCGCGGGCCGCGACCGCGGCGACCGCGACGGGCGCCGCCCTGCTCGGCACGATCGCCTACCTCTCCCCCGAGCTCGTGACCCGCGGCATCGCCGACACCCGCAGCGACATCTACGCGGTCGGCATCATGATGTTCGAGATGCTCACGGGCGAGCAGCCGTTCAAGGGCGAGCAGCCCATGCAGATCGCCTACCAGCACGCGAACGACTCGGTGCCCGCGCCGAGCGGCACGAACCCGAGGGTGCCCGCCGAGCTCGACGAGCTCGTGCTGTGGGCGACCGCCCGCGACCCCGAGGACCGCCCCGCCGACGCGCGGGCGCTGCTCGAGCAGGTGCAGGAGACCGCGCGCAACCTCGAGACCTCGCTCACCGGCACCGGGCCTCAGAAGACGATGGCCTTCACCACGCCCCTGGTGACGCGCGCCGACACCGCCGAGACCCAGGTGCTCGGCATGCGCGGCGCCGTCGTCACGGCCGCCGCGCCGACGAACCCGGCCGCTCTCGCCGCCTCGAGCGCCACCGGCGAGCTCGCGCGTGCGGCCGCGCCGCGCCGCCGCCGCGGCTGGATCCTCCTCCTCGTCGTCCTGCTGCTCGCCGGTCTCGCCGCGGGCGCCGGCTGGTGGTTCGGCGCCGGCCCCGGCGCGCAGGCGACCGTCGGCGACGTCCGCGGGCTGTCGGTCGAGGAGGCGCAGCTCGCGCTGACGGAGCAGAACGTGCTCGTCGGCGAGGAGCGCGGCGAGGCCTACGACCCCGAGATCGCCGCCGGCCTCGTGCTGGGCACCGATCCGCCCGCGGGCGAGGTCGTCGCGCGCGATGAGCCCGTGCGGCTCATCGTCTCGCTCGGTCGGGAGCCGACCACCGTTCCCGGCGTCATCGGCATCCCCGAGGCGGATGCCCGACTCGCGCTCGAGACCGCCGGGCTCGTCCCGGCTGAGGCGACGATCGCGCAGTTCGACGCCGGCATCGCCGAGGGCTCCGTCATCGCCGTCGTGAGCCTCGCCGAGGACGGTTCGGAGACCGTCGTCGAGCCCGAGTCGGGCTCCTTCGTCGGCACCCCCGTGAGCCTCGTCGTCTCCGTCGGCGCCGTCCCCGAGGTGATCGGCCTGTCGTCCGCCGACGCGATCCGCGCCTTCGAGGAGCGCGGTCTCGTCGCGACGATCGTGGGCGATCCCGTGTTCAACAACGACATCGCCGCCGACGGCGTCGTGAGCGTCGCCGGGCCCGAGGGCGCGATCCGCCCCGGTGCGGAGTTCGGCCTCACGATCTCGAAGGGGCCCGACCTCGTCGACGTGCCCGACGTGGTCGGCGAGAGCATCAACGCGGCGCGCGACATCCTGCAGGAGGCCGGCTTCGAGGTGACGATCGAGACGAACGCCCCGAGCGTGTTCTGGGGCCTCGCGATCGTGCAGGAGGTGCGCCCGGGCGACGCGCAGGTGCTGCGGGGCACGCCCATCACGATCGTCGCGTTCTTCGACTGACGCCGGGCGCCGTCTCGGCGACCGCGCCGCCCGCGGGCGGGCGCGGTCGCGACCGGGTCAGGCCTTGCTGAGCTCCTCGGCGACGAGGAAGGCCAGCTCGAGCGACTGCATGTGGTTGAGCCGCGGGTCGCAGAGCGACTCGTAGCGCGTGGCGAGCGTCGCCTCGTCGATCATCTCCGAGCCGCCCAGGCACTCGGTGACGTCGTCGCCGGTGAGCTCGACGTGGATGCCGCCGGGGTGCGTGCCCGCCGCGCGGTGCGCCTCGAAGAACCCCTTGACCTCGTCGACGACGTCGTCGAAGCGCCGCGTCTTGTATCCGGTGGGGGTGGTGAGGCCGTTGCCGTGCATCGGGTCGGTGACCCACAGCGGGGTGGCATCGAACGACTTGATGGCCTCGAGGAGCGGTGGGAGGGCATCCCGGATGGTGCCCGCGCCCATGCGCGTGATGAAGGTGATGCGGCCCGGCTCGCGATCGGGGTCGAGCACGTCGATGAGCTTCTCCATCGTCTCAGGGCTGGTCGACGGGCCGAGCTTGATGCCGATGGGGTTGCGGATGCGGCGGAAGAAGTCGACGTGCGCGTGGTCGAGGTCGCGCGTGCGCTCGCCGATCCAGAGGAAGTGCGCGCTCGTGTTGTACGGCGTGCCCGTGCGCGAGTCGATGCGGGTCATCGGGCGCTCGTAGTCCATGAGCAGTCCCTCGTGGCTGGAGTAGAACTCGACGCGCTTGAGCTCGTCGAAGTCGGCGCCGGCGGCCTCCATGAACTTGATGGCGCGGTCGATGTGACCGGCGAGGCCTTCGTAGCGCTGGTTGGCGGGGTTCGCCGCGAAGCCCTTGTTCCAGCTGTGCACCATGCGCAGGTCGGCGAAGCCGCCCTGCGTGAAGGCGCGGATGAGGTTCAGCGTCGAGGCGCTCGTGTGGTAGCCCTTCACGAGGCGGGCCGGGTCGGCCTGGCGCGACTCGGGCGTGAAGTCGTAGCCGTTGACGATGTCGCCGCGGTAGGCGGGCAGGGTCACGTCGCCGCGGGTCTCGTTGTCGCTCGAGCGGGGCTTGGCGAACTGGCCGGCCATGCGGCCCATCTTGATGACGGGCATGGAGGCGCCGTAGGTCAGCACGACGGCCATCTGCAGGATCGTCTTGACGCGGTTGCGGATCTGGTCGGCGGTCGCGCCGGCGAAGGTCTCGGCGCAGTCTCCGCCCTGCAGCAGGAAGGCGTCGCCGCGGGCCGCGCGGGCGAGGCGCTCGCGCAGCTGGTCGACCTCGCCCGCGAAGACCAGCGGGGGCATCGTGGCGAGCTCGGCCGAGGCGGCGGCGACGGCCGCGGCATCGGGCCAGGCGGGCTGCTGCTTGATCGGCAGCGTGCGCCAGTGGTCGAGACCGGCGAGCACGGCGGGATCGGCGGAGATGACGGGTTCGGTCGGATCGACCACGGCGGAACGTCCTTCGAGAGCGGTGGTGGGGTCGTCGGCCGCGCGCAGCGGCCTCGGTCGAGCCTAGTCGAGCGCGGGAGCCGCTCAGCGCGTGTGCGCGGGTCGGCGGTCCTTGACCGTCGTGGCGTAGACGTCGTCGTACTGCTGACCGCTCAGCCGGCCGAGCTCGTACATGATCTCGTCGGTGATCGAGCGCAGCACGAAGCGGTCGCCCTCGAGGCCGGCGAAGCGGC contains these protein-coding regions:
- a CDS encoding peptidoglycan D,D-transpeptidase FtsI family protein produces the protein MIAVRRTRRRLAFTVIIVAAIVVAFLVRLVDIQVVRAGELTAASEQRRSVPTLTYGARGDIVDRNGAVLADTVYRYDITVAPKFVADSTVVDDETGERSTRTVADALGAIAALTGQEAPELQSSIDAELAADPDDDHAYLVRGVTTEVYRAVRDLGIPWVYFERQPARTYPNGQVAGNLVGFLGTDAPQTGLEASMDDCLAATNGTSTYERGADGVRLPGSTVVEQAATDGGTLRTTIDTDLQWFAQQAIEAQGSALGADWATAMVVRVVDGQILAAADWPTVDPNDVNGTAPDNLGSRIFSSPYEPGSIMKPVTFSALLDAGVTTPSEKVTVRDGYATISDFVIRDAWPHGDLALTSAGILVNSSNIGTAQLTERLSIAQREQYLRGFGLGDYSGVDFLGESAGFVDTAENVDGHRAFVQMFGQGVTATSAQMAGAYQVIANDGVRVPLTLVAGCERADGTVTDVPSAERVRVVSESAADGVVAMLEGVVTDGALSSQLSIPGYRVAAKTGTAEVAENGVYTNERIVSVAGMAPAEDPQYLVIVTYGKPDTMKVSAAAAPTFQSIMTQVLKTYRVPPSTQPAPRLPLTW
- the rsmH gene encoding 16S rRNA (cytosine(1402)-N(4))-methyltransferase RsmH; protein product: MTETRHVPVLLERSLDLLAPALERPDAVMVDATLGLGGHTEAALDRFPGLTVVGLDRDTDALAASGERLARFGSRFRPVHTVYDGIREALDDLDLPAADAVLFDLGVSSMQLDEAERGFAYSQDAPLDMRMDRMTGPTAADVLAEYPEEELRRIFYAYGEEKLAPRYARRIVEARLSAPIARSAELNQIIFDATPRSAQRTGHPAKRVYQALRIEVNAELAALEVALPAALESLTIGGRIVVLAYQSLEDRIVKRELAARSRSTAPAGLPMELPEHRPEFRLLVRGAELADEAERARNPRAIPVRLRAAERLRIAA
- the mraZ gene encoding division/cell wall cluster transcriptional repressor MraZ, coding for MFLGTHTPKLDEKGRIILPAKFREELSGGVVLARGQERCVYVFSRPTFQEKVEAITKAPLTSRAARDYVRMFLSGASDEVPDKQHRVTVPAALRDYAGLGRDLTVIGAGDRAEIWATEAWEAYYAEKEEAFSSTEEEVIPGLF
- a CDS encoding DUF3040 domain-containing protein, which gives rise to MPLSEQEQRLLEEMERNLYQNDADFVATVSGRRGKPNYTQIALGALLAIGGVGALVAGVITQLAVIGIVGFALMLAGVLIVITPGKGSATAEPAARPGAAPRSGGKPRRSGSFMDTINERWERRQDGDR
- a CDS encoding polyprenyl synthetase family protein, giving the protein MPERLRLVDLVNARLDEFLTERGNHLATIADELDVFLDASRDLLSGGKRFRALFAYWGWHSVAGTVRQDDLLAELDDHPELDAVIDLAAALEIFHAAALVHDDIMDNSDTRRGMPSVHRRFQAEHARREWVGSSSGYGSASALLHGDLLLGWSDELLAQGLSRVADRGAARRARSEFHLMRTEVTVGQYLDILEEVAWREAPEEDLLPRAHRVVTYKSAKYSIEAPLALGGLMAGGTDEQVDALRAFGLPLGVAFQLRDDLLGVFGDPSVTGKPAGDDLREGKRTVLIALARAALPGGATRLIDELLGDPDLTEAQIRTLQATIQESGAVDTVEQIISRSVAQAIAAIEDAPLSRSARAELIGLSDLVTRRAH
- a CDS encoding Rv2175c family DNA-binding protein, whose product is MLQRCRGAWHPGGVTADSARWLTVPDLVEMLGVSPGRIHRLLEDRQLLGIRRDKVLVVPEEFLRDGEPLHELRGTLVLLADSGYSDDEAMRWMLSHDDALGTSPIAALREGRKAEVRRVAQSLAF
- a CDS encoding LysM peptidoglycan-binding domain-containing protein, whose amino-acid sequence is MPESSHENDQARWQQLQTEGRDRARAVFGGLAPRGGAASAPTSTATALASSPAPTSAHGHDRMPEQSRAAARMRSAARSTMPIVLTGAIALGIGLTGPTDSAHAAPRKPLSPKPQQALGPSTLRAALAHVGAAIAPGALASQAVATAAAPTQYTVVAGDTVSGIAGRFGLSTASVLALNGLSWKSTIFPGQRLTLASGPVKAAAASTPAVTGGQYAIRSGDTLSAVAARFGVSTQSILDANGLGWSSIIYPGQVIVIPGTGPAPLADAVPAAHITPGGAADAAISASPALPGPPPAAAAPAPAAAPAAPAAPVAQPVPAPPQQTPPPAGTISPLSGEGRQHALTIIQVGRQLGVPDYGIVIALATAMQESSMRNLTWGDRDSVGLFQQRPSTGWGTVAELQTPATAARLFYVGREGLTRGLLDIPGWQSMSLTQAAQAVQISAYPDHYAKWESSAWAWLYELT
- the pknB gene encoding Stk1 family PASTA domain-containing Ser/Thr kinase, whose translation is MSTSMTDPMIGRLIDGRYQVRSRIARGGMATVYLATDQRLERLVAVKIMHGHLADDSTFTERFIQEARSAARLAHPNVVNVFDQGQDADSAYLVMEYLPGITLRDLLQEYGALTSAQTMDIVEALLSGLSAAHRAGIVHRDLKPENVLLADDGRIKIGDFGLARAATAATATGAALLGTIAYLSPELVTRGIADTRSDIYAVGIMMFEMLTGEQPFKGEQPMQIAYQHANDSVPAPSGTNPRVPAELDELVLWATARDPEDRPADARALLEQVQETARNLETSLTGTGPQKTMAFTTPLVTRADTAETQVLGMRGAVVTAAAPTNPAALAASSATGELARAAAPRRRRGWILLLVVLLLAGLAAGAGWWFGAGPGAQATVGDVRGLSVEEAQLALTEQNVLVGEERGEAYDPEIAAGLVLGTDPPAGEVVARDEPVRLIVSLGREPTTVPGVIGIPEADARLALETAGLVPAEATIAQFDAGIAEGSVIAVVSLAEDGSETVVEPESGSFVGTPVSLVVSVGAVPEVIGLSSADAIRAFEERGLVATIVGDPVFNNDIAADGVVSVAGPEGAIRPGAEFGLTISKGPDLVDVPDVVGESINAARDILQEAGFEVTIETNAPSVFWGLAIVQEVRPGDAQVLRGTPITIVAFFD
- a CDS encoding class II 3-deoxy-7-phosphoheptulonate synthase, with the translated sequence MVDPTEPVISADPAVLAGLDHWRTLPIKQQPAWPDAAAVAAASAELATMPPLVFAGEVDQLRERLARAARGDAFLLQGGDCAETFAGATADQIRNRVKTILQMAVVLTYGASMPVIKMGRMAGQFAKPRSSDNETRGDVTLPAYRGDIVNGYDFTPESRQADPARLVKGYHTSASTLNLIRAFTQGGFADLRMVHSWNKGFAANPANQRYEGLAGHIDRAIKFMEAAGADFDELKRVEFYSSHEGLLMDYERPMTRIDSRTGTPYNTSAHFLWIGERTRDLDHAHVDFFRRIRNPIGIKLGPSTSPETMEKLIDVLDPDREPGRITFITRMGAGTIRDALPPLLEAIKSFDATPLWVTDPMHGNGLTTPTGYKTRRFDDVVDEVKGFFEAHRAAGTHPGGIHVELTGDDVTECLGGSEMIDEATLATRYESLCDPRLNHMQSLELAFLVAEELSKA